The genomic DNA GGGTAAAAGCGGCGTTGGAAAAAGTGAAACGGCACTGGAACTCGTGAAGAGAGGGCACCGTCTTGTGGCCGACGACCTCGTTGAAATTCGCCAAGTGGCTAAAAACGTCTTGATTGGGAATGCGCCGAAGTTGCTGGAACATATGCTTGAAATCCGTGGTGTAGGTATTGTCGATATGATGACGTTATTCGGTGCAAGTGCAGTGAAAAGTGATAAGCGCATCTTAATCGTTGTGGATCTCGAAGTGTGGGATCCTGATAAGGTCTATGACCGACTTGGCATTGATGAAGAAAAGATGAAAATCATGGATTCTGAGCTGACGAAGTTAACGGTACCTGTACGTCCCGGTCGGAACCTATCTGTCATTATTGAAGTGGCTGCGATGGATTATCGGATGAAAAAACTTGGCATTAATGCGGCAGAAGAGTTTTCAAAAAAGCTTGATGTAGTCATTAGTCAAAGTTCCAACCAACCAGCTGGAGAAGGGAACGATTACTAAATGTTTGAGTTATTAGCCATTAATCCAGTCGCATTTTCGTTAGGGCCAATAGCTGTGCGTTGGTACGGTATTATTATCGCACTTGGGATTGTCCTTGCGTTTATTGTCGTGCAAAAAGAGATGGTGAAACGTGGCATGCATCCGGATTTTTTAACGGATCTGTTGATTTGGGCAGTGCCAATATCCATTCTGAGTGCGCGTATTTACTATGTGATTTTTGAATGGGAAGCGTACAAAGGTCAGCCGTGGCGCATGATTGCGATTTGGGAAGGTGGTATCGCAATTCATGGTGCGTTAATCGGTGCATTTATTACGACGTATGTGTATACGAAACGCCGTGGCGTCTCGTTTTGGAAAACAGTCGATATCGCGGCCGCCGGAATTCTGATTGGGCAAATTATTGGCCGTTGGGGCAATTTCATGAATCAAGAAGCGCATGGTGGACCTGTTTCGGAGAAATTCCTAGAAACGACAATCATTCCGGATTGGATTATGAACCAAATGACGATTGATGGGATAACGTATCATCCAACATTTTTATATGAGTCTCTGTGGAATGTTGTGGGACTGATTATTATTTTGCTGCTGCGCAAAGTAAATTTAAAGCGCGGAGAAATGTTCTTGTTTTACCTCGTTTGGTATTCAATTGGACGTTTCTTCATCGAAGGAATGCGGACGGATAGTTTGTATGTGATTGGCGAGCTTCGGGCGGCACAGCTTGTGTCTGTTACGACAATTGTCATTGGGATTATCTTGTTTGTCGTTAGGCGCTATGTGCAGAAAGTGAATGAACGCTATCAAGATTAATCCATGATACTTGACGTTATTGTATCCAAATTTTTTCGAGCTCGCATAAGCTCATTTAAAAATAACGAGGGGTTGGAGAAATGGGGACGCTTCAAAATGGCTTGAAAGCAGGCCTGCGTACGACATGGACATTGGGGAAAATCATTTTTCCAATTACGATATTGGTGACCATTTTGCAATATACACCTGTGTTACCGTGGCTGATTCAACTTGTTGAACCGTTTATGGGGATTTTCGGTTTAAGTGGGGAAGCGGCAATCCCGTTAGTGCTTGGGAATGCATTGAATTTGTATGCGGGTATCGCAGGTATGCTGTCGCTAGACTTGACGGTGAAGGAAGTATTTATTTTAGCAATGATGATGTCCTTTGCCCATAATCTGTTCATCGAAACAGGTGTGGCGCTGAAGGTGGGTGTGAAGCTCTGGGTCGTGCTACTTGTCCGATTTGGGCTTGCGGCACTATCTGGTATTGTCATTAATCTCGTATGGCAAGGTGGCGGAGAAGTTGCGAAGTACGGGATGGTACCTAGTCAGGTGACTGTGCCAGAAGGTTGGCTGGAAATTGGGTTACTTGGCGTCCAAAAAGCAAGTTATGGTGTGTTGCAGTTAGCGCTTATCGTCATTCCATTAATGATTTTTGTCCAGTTTTTAAAGGATCGACAGTATTTGGAACGTTTTTCAGAGAAAATGACACCCTTAACGAAGGTGATTGGTGTACAACCGAATGCCTCGTTAACCTTCGTTGCGGGTTTGGTCATCGGCCTTGCGTATGGCGCAGGTGTTATGATTCAAGCGGTGCAAGAAGAGGGAGTTAGCAAAAAGGATGCGACATTGGTCTTCATCTTTTTAGTTGCCTGCCATGCGGTCATAGAGGATACGCTACTCTTTATTCCGTTAGGTATTCCGGTATGGCCATTGCTCATTATTCGAGTTATTACTGCATTTGTGTTGACGATTGTCGTCGCTTATCTGTGGAGGCGAGCGGAACGTCAAGAAAAGAAAGGGGAACCAATCATAGATGGCTAAACCGATTACGACATTATTATTTGATTTTGATGGAACATTACTAGATACGAATGAGTTAATTATTCAAACGTTTCAACATGTCCTCGACAAGCATTATCCGGGAGAATATGAGCGAGCGGATATTTTACCCTTTCTCGGACCGACACTGATGGATACTTTTGGTAAAGTAAATCCAGAGAGAGCGGAGGAACATATAGCAGAGTATCGTGCATGGAATATCGCTCATCATGATGACTTGGCGTATGAATTTGATGGTGTTTCTGAAACGTTGCGCTTGTTGAAGGCGGCGGGCATGAAGATGGCCATCGTCTCGACAAAGAGAAAGGACATGATTGAGAGAGGTTTGGGGTTGCTAGATGTAGAAGGTGTCTTTGACGTAGTCATTGGTATAGATGATGTCACGAACCCGAAACCCGATCCAGAGCCGATTGTCCTTGCGCTCGAAAAGTTAGGAGCTACAGCAGAGGAAGCGCTGATGATTGGTGACAATTATCATGATATCGAAGGTGGAAAAAATGCAGGTGTCCGCACTGCGGCGGTTGCTTGGTCTATAAAAGGGGAATCCTTCTTGCAAACGTATCAGCCGGATTATATGTTGCACCATATTTCGGATATGCTGAAAATCGTTAAAGGTGAACCGGTGTGAGACGTACGGAGAGGTATCCGGCAAAAGGCAATGCCAATTCATTGTGGCATATTTATCAGACGGTTCCATTTTTCAAAGTCGTAAAAAATTTCATTGTCATCCAGCTAGCGAGGTATACCCCTTTTATCGCGCTTAAAAATGTACTGTATCGAACATTTTTAAAGATGGAAGTGGGAG from Sporosarcina sp. FSL K6-1522 includes the following:
- the lgt gene encoding prolipoprotein diacylglyceryl transferase, encoding MFELLAINPVAFSLGPIAVRWYGIIIALGIVLAFIVVQKEMVKRGMHPDFLTDLLIWAVPISILSARIYYVIFEWEAYKGQPWRMIAIWEGGIAIHGALIGAFITTYVYTKRRGVSFWKTVDIAAAGILIGQIIGRWGNFMNQEAHGGPVSEKFLETTIIPDWIMNQMTIDGITYHPTFLYESLWNVVGLIIILLLRKVNLKRGEMFLFYLVWYSIGRFFIEGMRTDSLYVIGELRAAQLVSVTTIVIGIILFVVRRYVQKVNERYQD
- the ppaX gene encoding pyrophosphatase PpaX; its protein translation is MAKPITTLLFDFDGTLLDTNELIIQTFQHVLDKHYPGEYERADILPFLGPTLMDTFGKVNPERAEEHIAEYRAWNIAHHDDLAYEFDGVSETLRLLKAAGMKMAIVSTKRKDMIERGLGLLDVEGVFDVVIGIDDVTNPKPDPEPIVLALEKLGATAEEALMIGDNYHDIEGGKNAGVRTAAVAWSIKGESFLQTYQPDYMLHHISDMLKIVKGEPV
- the hprK gene encoding HPr(Ser) kinase/phosphatase; the protein is MSLSVVTVKDVQEKLFVELIAGEAGIGRQIHTSDISRPGLEMAGYFKFYLSERVQLLGKTELSFFAELEESERLDRMRRLCSSNTPAIIVAHGMEVPVELVTAAEETGISVLKTDIPTTRFSGMLTNYLGGRLAPMTAVHGVLVDIYGIGVLITGKSGVGKSETALELVKRGHRLVADDLVEIRQVAKNVLIGNAPKLLEHMLEIRGVGIVDMMTLFGASAVKSDKRILIVVDLEVWDPDKVYDRLGIDEEKMKIMDSELTKLTVPVRPGRNLSVIIEVAAMDYRMKKLGINAAEEFSKKLDVVISQSSNQPAGEGNDY
- a CDS encoding nucleoside recognition domain-containing protein yields the protein MGTLQNGLKAGLRTTWTLGKIIFPITILVTILQYTPVLPWLIQLVEPFMGIFGLSGEAAIPLVLGNALNLYAGIAGMLSLDLTVKEVFILAMMMSFAHNLFIETGVALKVGVKLWVVLLVRFGLAALSGIVINLVWQGGGEVAKYGMVPSQVTVPEGWLEIGLLGVQKASYGVLQLALIVIPLMIFVQFLKDRQYLERFSEKMTPLTKVIGVQPNASLTFVAGLVIGLAYGAGVMIQAVQEEGVSKKDATLVFIFLVACHAVIEDTLLFIPLGIPVWPLLIIRVITAFVLTIVVAYLWRRAERQEKKGEPIIDG